CGCGCGAGTATTGCGCTCACGCACACCGTCGCACCGTTCCCCCCTcgtctcctctctccctctctcactctctctcttgttcCCCCTAACAACCTCTGCCTGCCCGCCCGCTCTTCTCTCCCCCCTTTGCCCGCCCGCTCGCCCTAAcacccgccgccgccgccgccaccgcggTACCGCTATCACAACAATGGCATTGGGAGAAATTACGATACCCGCAGCTTATTTCACGATGACACTGGCTACGGCGCGCCGCGGCTCGCCACAGCGGCCGATCGGAATCACACGCAGAACGGGAAAACTGGACTCCTTCGCGCGTCCGGCCCGACGCCGTTTTACTCGCCGCGGCTTTTGTCAGCGGAATTTTCGCCGTGGTGCGGTGCATTCGGCGATCAGCGTTCCGCGAGGAAGTCTCCCCCCACTACTTGTTCGATTCGCGCCGGCGGCGCGCAGCCGCGCCGGCCGCGCTCGCAGGGCCGGCGCGTGGCCGGGCGCCCACCCCCGTTCCGACCGGTCGTGTTATAAGTCGTGTTTACAAACAAACGTCCCGGCCGGGACgccggcgccgccgccgctggcCGCTGCTTCGATCGGCATGGACGCGTCGCGGCGACCGGCGACCGGCACATTCTTGCCGCTGTCGCAATCGTATTGGGCGTTTCTCGATTGATACCGATTTCGTCGTTATACGTATTTCTGTCGCTATTAGAGAAGTTCGAGAGAAAACGCATGTGAcgtcgaaatatttattcttaattaaacaCCCTCAGATTTGCATAGACCTTGGTTCGTTCTATcggaaaatttctttaaatattaaataaaacaatcaaataaaaagaatattaattactcGTCAGTTGCTAACAACCGAAATTGTTTCAGCTTATCTTGAAACTTTTGTTCGCGGCGTTACAATTCTACGAATGCTTTAGAAATGGTCGTTACATCTAATACTTTACTTTTATTcctaattctaataatttattgttatttttaaatgtcttcttctaagaaaaaaagattcgaCAGAAAGAAAATGCTTGAGAATCCAAACGTTTTGGCGTTCTCGCGCTCGCATCCGCACCTGAATGATGTCATGACCAAACAGCCAATCGTATAGCACCGCGATCAACCGTACGAACACCTGACGACACATCGACGGCGTCACCCCGAGCAACCTTTGCTTTTTCGACCTAACCTTCCTTCCCTGAGAAAATCAATCTAGATAATCGCGCGTAATTATAGCACAATTATTAGAAGTAATTCGGCAAAGTATCGATTTGTCTAGCAAATATTCTTCCTAGCAAATTTAGTCAGGGAGTTGAGAAAACTCAGCTGATGCTATATCGATTATCACGGAGATCCAATAAAACGCTTGTGCGTCGTAAACAAAAGTGCCCGATTGGACCGCACTTTCCCGCCATTCTGCTTCTCTTACAGTTCAAATTCTACATTTGATTGTTGCGtttgttaacaaaataaatattatttcttttacagaaCCATTTTCTAAAcggttataaataaaatttagaatttaaggAACAatgattctttaaataattttaaatagcgTTACCAGAGAAAACTCTTAAAGGCACATTTGGATATCCATACAATACACACGAGTCGTACATATACggttttgttaaattattttatttcagtattCGCAGTTTACTAAATCCAATAAACGTATGCTGTATACAAAATGTtcagtatattaattttcgtacatatgtgtaattttaatagcGCGTGATGAATCTCCTGTTTCTATTTGATCGATGTGTTTGCTAATCTCTCatgaataaaagtaaaagtacCAGATTCGCGAGTGCTTGGAAAAAACGTTTACATATACGTCCAAAAAGTATGttatcgaaattatattatgtatatatctaaattatttcaaagaatGTGTCcattgagatttttttttatttcgtatataGATTCATCGTAACATAACATGCAACGCATGGTTTCTGAATAGAAAAGCGAAACGTCTGACACACGAGAGACGCGTACAAATCCTATCCTTAATCTAAAGCCATGCCttcgtcgtcatcgtcctTCTTATCGGGACTAGCGGCCGGTGGTGATTGCTTCTTATTCTTGTCGTCTTGTCCCTGTTGCGCTTGCTGTCCCTGGCCGTTCTTCGCTTCCGACTCCAGTGCGCTGACGAATTCTTCGATGTTTCCACTGGCCGCGGCATTGACGGCGTCCGGTCCCAAGCCGAATTGACGGATGACAGGGCCCGCCTGGCCCGACTGCAAAGCAGACCAGAACATTGATAGCGCCTGGGAGAACTGGGGAGACGATAGCGTGGTAGACAGGTTGTCCCCGGCCGGCAAGTGCACGTTCATGACACTCTCCAGGCTCTCCGTCGTAGAGATCGCCGCTGGTATAGCGTTGGTCAGCTCTGTCGCTACGCCCCTCTGCCGGACAATAAGCTGCGCTGTAGCTGAACGAAAACAACAGATACACCCGGAGAAACTTCCCCAACTGCTCAGCAGAGCCAGAGTCTCCGACAGCCAGGAAAAGTTCAGACAAAGGATAGTACTTAACAGTGAGAAAACCATgcctctgtctctctctctctcttttcgatTTTCTAGTCTTGCTCGGTCACGATATATTGCGGATTAATAACTAGTTTGGCAACCAGATCGACatcattgaattttttaaatgatcgTGGCTGCGCGTACTTGTTTTCCTTCCAATACTTCTCCTTAACAAAGTACTTTCTATCCAATAACTTAACAATAAACGTGTATTAATAAACGTAATTTCACAGTATTATAGGACACATATAATGTGTTTAATAGAACACATGTGTTTATGTtcttttcaagaaatattacTACATAAAACTGCTTGAGTGATAACGTAGTTCACTTATAGATTATTAAAACCTTACTGAGTTTCAGAGGGAAAGAAAGGCAAACACAACAATGTGAAACACGTTAGCTAAAACCTATTGATCACGTGACTTCTATAACGATATTATCATCTACAAGCACATAAACACATAGCTATAACACATTAAAATTCCGATTCAATTTaagtacattaattaaatatctataaagtCTGTTATCCCGCCACACGCCACACAAATTTCTTTagcaataattttgttaatttaagtgtacaagtaataatattttcaatgttaatTATCTATGCATTGCAAGGTATTATACGAtactgttattaattattcgcgaATAATGAAGCTAAAAAATTCGCTCACTCAAAAGAGAGACCATTTAAAAACACTTGTAAAACACTGAATGAGCTTGAAAGTTATTCTGCAGCTTCTGTTATCAAGAATGGCACTTTAGATCCCTGATAGCGATAGCagctgtaaaaaatatataattagtaatatatgATAGATAATCTGTTCTAGTAAACTGTTCCTTGAATTTTCTACATTACTTTGTTTACACATTAAAAACTTCAACAGATCCTTCTGTTTGCTTCTGGTTGCATATATGGTTTCATCATTTACTTATTGTGTTttcacaatattatatattttcgtatgTGCAAACTGAAAATCCTGAAAATGTCCTTCTATTCTTCTGGTCTCACGCTTTTGTACGACAATGATTTTAAGATCAatttcgatatctttttatctcctcatttcataaaaaaataatacacaacaacatttatgtataatcAATGTCGTATAAACTATACttattactatatttaataatatttatctctctTATGACGTAAATATTCAAGGTGTGGTCTTGCAATCACAATCCATCACAGgataagatatttaatcttatcTTCTcgtgtttgaaaaaaaaaaaaaaaaaacattatttgtacATAAGCTGAGACTCCTAAAGATTGATTTTatacagtaaaataatatcattattattaattaaatttatatatgacatGCACATGTTTATAGCAAAGTTGTTAACGTtcgataaatgttttataatgcAATTTCAATAGATGTTGTTTCATCGTTACtacgatatttttaaagaccATTTACAGAGTGTCCCAGCATCATTGAAAATATCATCGCTCTAATTGTAAATTTGaagacatttttttccttattaaaGATGTCATCGCTTTtctagttttaaatattttagtaattaagTTACAAATCCATATTCAAACCAGTAAAGtctatttaacattaataaattaataaagataattttattttttattttcgctcTTGAAATTCAATTGAAATTCTATTGAAAGCTGCaactgtttattttattatgccaAAATTATAGATACTTTGATATGTTCATTGAGTGTAAACtgatcgtaaaaaaaaacaaaaaaatctatGATAGAAAGGACATCAGGCAGTCTTGGGACTTTTAGGATACTCTGTACAAATGTATACTCATGTAACATTAAAAACTTATGACACAGAGGCATCTTCTActcacaaaatatattaacatccATTACCTACCatcatttatttcatactGATTCAAAACTCTTCTAATTCAATTATtgcgtaatttaaaaaaataatacattgcattatatttgtatatcagTCATTTGTTAGAAAATTCGATTATCCTTCAGTCGAAGTTTTAATCCAATCCAACGTTCAGATTAACTCATTAATAGATATGAAAAAGCAATGTGATATTACCTGCACAGTTGGCTCCGTCCGAGGTGGCGTCGGAATTTCCGATAGAAAATTCTGCAAATCGCTAAGTTGTATTCTATTACTTGGAGCTGCCACTGACGCAGCCGGCGTGGACGGAGCTGTTGTTCTCGTGGACGATTTATTATTACCTAGGTAAATACGTCATTAGAATAGACCCCGTTTTATTTGCACAAACAGTTTACTTACTCGAAGATTTCGAGTCCGCATTAGGTCCAGGAGTCAACGAATGGGGTGGTCTAGTCACGTTTGTAGTGGCCGGAGTGGATGAAGTCGTAGTGGAAGCCCTTGTACTCTGAACACCGTGCGGTCTATTCATCGTACCTAATAAACTACCCAGACCACCGATCTGGCCAACGCCGCCGAACAACTGTATGAGCTGTTGCTGCGACAtgttgtttaataaattctgcAGATCCCCTTCGGCGTTGGTACTGCCACTCCTCTGGGATCCCGGGGTCGGTGGATTATTAAGTACATCGTTAATTTTTCTGCAGTGCTCCTCATCTTTATCAGTTTTGAGATcctatataacaaaaatatgtgCGCTTAATACACAAACAGCTGTCGGCAAATGTCCAGCGCAACGTATAACGTCAAAAGCTTGTTAAACAATGTAAAGGAAGCAGATATAAATCAATCTAACTATTCCAATCTAACTACCATAATTCTGTGATATTGCAAAATTGCGTTTTCTTTACCTGTAGCCAAAAGAAGAATTTCTTATTCGACGACTTGAATCTCAGAAGATACACTCTGCCGGTCTTGCACTGGGGAACGTGCTTGAATTCGCAATCGTCAGGGAAGATAATTAAATCCTGAGAACACATGCACGATTATAGAAATACGCACACCCGGTGTACTTAATAcgaaaaactgaaaattaaatgtgtaGCAACGGAGTTTCCCGGCGCGAACAAATAAAACGTACGCTTTTCCGTTTGCGAAAAAAGGTTTTCCAAGGGATTCATTAAGAGCAAGAATAATGATCATACGTCTTCCACGACTCCGCTCGTCCGGTCCTTCCAACAGAAGTGCATTAACGAGTCGTCGGACTGGTAGACGTAGAGTTGGCCCTTTCGCGTGTCCGGATAAACCATCTTGCCTTTCACGGTCATTTTGCCAGCCTTGAACTCCACGAGGTTTTTCGAGGCGCCGCGCGAAGCGTTATTGCCGAAAAGCGCACCACTCGACATGTTTGCCGatagaaaaggaaaattgCCGTTGCACGAGACCCTCTTGTGACCGACTCTCCGCCACCTTTTACTTACGAGCGCTTACGAACGAGGTACGAGACGCGCCGATGACATTGCATTTCAAGATGGTGGTGCAAAGCAGACCATGCTAGAGACCCTATTGGGACTCATTATTGGCCGTGTCCAGCCGAACCTCTGCTTAGCGAAGCGAAAGGTAGCAAGTAGCAACTGAatgtgattggttcttaccttTGGATCCAACCAATTACACTTAATTGCTACCCCGTTTGCTACCTTTCGCTTCGCTAGCAGAGGTTCGGCTGACCGCAGCCATTTTGGCCGTGTTCAGcggacacaactgttgagttcgtcttatcaacactctgcgttgattggttggttctaaaagtaagagccaatcacgttcgactgctattgagcggcttggtctgctgaacgcgcccattgGATAGCTAACGCGTGGCCATACTGCTCACTGCTCCTCGTAGTCCTCGTGCTCGTTACTAGTCTTCGGCTTGCGCGTTGCTTTTATAGGTTAAGTTAACGTTACTTGACGGTATACTCGTCACATTTGAGTATTATTTCAGTACCGCGATCCGATTGTACAAATAATCGCGATATGGTCGTCTTTACTTGCAACCATTGCGGCGACTCGGTGAAAAAGCCCAAAGTGGCTGTACATTATCAAGTGTGCCGGAACGCGCCCTTCTTAACCTGCGTGGACTGCCACAAGGATTTTCGGTAAGAATTCAAGTGGCAAATAGATATTTCTTCAGCGTAGGGGCAACCTCGCAGATTTTTCTGAAACACATGTTTTACGGAATTGGAGGAATCGATGAAATTGTAGAAGTACGAAAAATTGGATTTTCAAATATGttggtttcaaaaaaattagcGAGGACGCTAAGGATTCAATGGCCTAGTTTATACCGATCGTTTGATACgcgttttaaaaagtaaataactaataaattaatttgattattggCTGAGCAGCTCAAATGTACTATTTGATTACCCATATCAAAAGATCGGTGTAAATTAAGCCAATAAGTTTGATCAAACGTCAATCAATACTTAATAattgtgtttttaatattcttaactGCTCCAAAAGAGATGACGAGTACGTCGCGCACACGAAATGCATAACCGAAGCCGAGAGGTACGGCGCGAAGGATTATGTCCCAAAGCCTGGTGCAAATAAGGGCGAGCGCAAGCAGCAGGAATGGATTAACGTTGTTAATAATTTGCTGAACGGGACAGTGAATCTATCCAATGCGGAACGGAGCTTTCTGAACATTTTATCGAACTACGACAATGTACCAAGGAAGAAGGCCAAGTTCCTTAACTTCGTCCGCAATGCGATAGGCAATCGTGCGAACGCGACGGTTGTGGAGAGTGTTTGggacaaaatggaaaatgcGCACAAGCAAAGTC
The Temnothorax longispinosus isolate EJ_2023e chromosome 7, Tlon_JGU_v1, whole genome shotgun sequence DNA segment above includes these coding regions:
- the Rpn13 gene encoding proteasomal ubiquitin receptor ADRM1 isoform X1, which encodes MSSGALFGNNASRGASKNLVEFKAGKMTVKGKMVYPDTRKGQLYVYQSDDSLMHFCWKDRTSGVVEDDLIIFPDDCEFKHVPQCKTGRVYLLRFKSSNKKFFFWLQDLKTDKDEEHCRKINDVLNNPPTPGSQRSGSTNAEGDLQNLLNNMSQQQLIQLFGGVGQIGGLGSLLGTMNRPHGVQSTRASTTTSSTPATTNVTRPPHSLTPGPNADSKSSSNNKSSTRTTAPSTPAASVAAPSNRIQLSDLQNFLSEIPTPPRTEPTVQRGVATELTNAIPAAISTTESLESVMNVHLPAGDNLSTTLSSPQFSQALSMFWSALQSGQAGPVIRQFGLGPDAVNAAASGNIEEFVSALESEAKNGQGQQAQQGQDDKNKKQSPPAASPDKKDDDDEGMALD
- the Rpn13 gene encoding proteasomal ubiquitin receptor ADRM1 homolog isoform X2; protein product: MSSGALFGNNASRGASKNLVEFKAGKMTVKGKMVYPDTRKGQLYVYQSDDSLMHFCWKDRTSGVVEDDLIIFPDDCEFKHVPQCKTGRVYLLRFKSSNKKFFFWLQDLKTDKDEEHCRKINDVLNNPPTPGSQRSGSTNAEGDLQNLLNNMSQQQLIQLFGGVGQIGGLGSLLGTMNRPHGVQSTRASTTTSSTPATTNVTRPPHSLTPGPNADSKSSSNNKSSTRTTAPSTPAASVAAPSNRIQLSDLQNFLSEIPTPPRTEPTVQSGQAGPVIRQFGLGPDAVNAAASGNIEEFVSALESEAKNGQGQQAQQGQDDKNKKQSPPAASPDKKDDDDEGMALD